From Dietzia sp. ANT_WB102, a single genomic window includes:
- a CDS encoding DUF3817 domain-containing protein, with protein sequence MTPRILYKRLALAEVVTWTLLILGMIGKYGFGLDWATMVGGSIHGFVFLCYAVATVAVWTDKRWTTGTGVLGLASAVIPYATVPFERSVERRGLIEGPWRVGPGGDAPTTIPERTLAFALRSPIVALLVTLVVVAIVFSLLLMAGPPTEWFS encoded by the coding sequence GTGACCCCCCGCATCCTGTACAAGAGGCTAGCGCTGGCGGAGGTGGTCACCTGGACCCTGCTGATCTTGGGGATGATCGGCAAGTACGGTTTCGGGCTCGACTGGGCCACCATGGTCGGCGGAAGCATCCACGGATTCGTGTTCCTGTGTTACGCCGTGGCCACGGTCGCGGTCTGGACGGACAAGCGTTGGACCACCGGGACCGGTGTCCTCGGCCTGGCATCTGCCGTGATCCCCTACGCGACCGTCCCGTTCGAGCGATCGGTGGAGCGCCGCGGACTGATCGAAGGCCCATGGCGCGTCGGCCCGGGTGGTGATGCCCCGACTACGATTCCCGAGCGCACCCTGGCTTTCGCTCTCCGCTCACCGATCGTGGCGCTGCTAGTGACGCTGGTAGTGGTGGCGATCGTGTTCTCGCTGCTCCTGATGGCCGGACCTCCGACCGAGTGGTTCTCGTGA
- a CDS encoding NUDIX hydrolase, translating into MTEVDQTIASSVKDASTVMVIRDSAVGPEVFVARRVKGMAFAGGMTVFPGGGVDAADDDPDLAWTGPAPSWWAARLGCDEPRARRLVCAAARETFEECGVLLADHLDGTAVSDAASYHSARAELEAHELSFSAFLAREELSLAADRLRPFDHWITPAVEKRRYDTRFFLAALPAGQEPDDQTTEVDLTMWARPVDLLGDFRSGHSMLLPPTWAQLRHLAEFADVASALAAERAIAPIQPEIIEHRGGVRVGFDGSDEYWADYQAGHPPVEG; encoded by the coding sequence ATGACCGAGGTTGACCAGACCATCGCCAGTTCAGTCAAGGACGCCTCCACCGTGATGGTGATCCGCGACTCCGCCGTCGGCCCGGAGGTGTTCGTCGCCCGCCGCGTCAAGGGGATGGCGTTCGCCGGCGGGATGACCGTGTTCCCGGGCGGAGGTGTCGACGCCGCAGACGACGACCCGGACCTCGCCTGGACCGGACCTGCCCCCAGTTGGTGGGCCGCACGCCTCGGATGCGATGAGCCCCGGGCGCGGCGTCTGGTCTGCGCAGCCGCCCGCGAGACGTTCGAGGAGTGCGGAGTCCTGCTCGCGGACCATCTGGACGGGACTGCGGTCTCCGATGCCGCGAGCTACCACTCGGCCCGGGCCGAACTCGAAGCCCACGAGCTGTCGTTCAGCGCTTTCCTCGCCCGCGAGGAGCTCTCTCTGGCCGCGGATCGCCTCCGGCCGTTCGACCATTGGATCACGCCAGCGGTGGAGAAGCGCCGGTACGACACCCGCTTCTTTCTGGCGGCCCTACCCGCGGGACAGGAACCCGACGACCAGACCACCGAGGTCGACCTCACAATGTGGGCCCGCCCCGTGGACCTGCTCGGGGATTTCCGCAGTGGCCACTCGATGCTCCTGCCGCCGACCTGGGCCCAGCTGCGCCACCTCGCGGAGTTCGCGGACGTCGCCTCGGCCCTGGCTGCTGAGCGCGCAATCGCTCCGATCCAACCGGAGATCATTGAGCACCGCGGTGGCGTCAGGGTCGGTTTCGACGGCTCCGACGAGTACTGGGCGGACTATCAGGCCGGGCACCCGCCGGTCGAGGGGTGA
- a CDS encoding RNA helicase: protein MHLPQLLADLDDVPADLHDEAVFDAFVAWAAHRGLTPYPAQEEAVLEIAAGSHVILATPTGSGKSLVALGAHFSAMARGVRSYYTAPIKALVSEKFFALCEVFGAENVGMLTGDASVNAGAPIVCATAEIVANIALREGGAAEIGQVVMDEFHYYSEPDRGWAWQVPLIELPDVQFLLMSATLGDVDWLCDDLRRRTGRECVHIGGTQRPVPLSFEYELSGVHETVELLLRDGKAPVYIVHFTQAAALEQAQALTSLSVATKERKTAVSEEIGGFRFTTAFGRTLRKLLLHGIGVHHAGMLPKYRRLVERLAQDGLLTVICGTDTLGVGINVPIRTVLFTGLTKFDGRRQRVLKAREFHQIAGRAGRAGFDTEGFVVVLAPEHEIENAKAAAKAAANPKKKGKAGKKKPPEGFVNWSRSTFDKLVGAQPEQLTSRFEVSNSMLLNVISRPGSCYDHMRHLLLSSHETRARTRQHILRAIELFRGLEAAGIVERLAEPDDDGRHVRLTVDLQRDFALNQPLAPFAIAAMEVLDPDSLTPELDLVSVIEAVLDDPRPILYAQQREARGEAIGALKADGVEYSERMELVEDITWPKPLADLIADAYDAYRAGHPWVAGIEPSPKSVIREMVERGMTFSDLVSAYGLGRSEGAVLRYLTDAYRALRQTVPADRRSEEFEDLVEWLGELVRQVDSSLLDEWELLTDPDVSSAQVAELAFGESAGTTRPVTANLRAFRVMVRNAMFRRVELLSRDDIGRLTELDTDVPQHPDWDSEIDAYWDEYDSIGTGPAARGPALFTITETGPGVATGTWRVRQVLDDPEGDHGWAIEGEVDLAASDEAGEVRFASLILHG from the coding sequence GTGCATCTGCCCCAACTTCTCGCCGACCTCGACGACGTCCCAGCCGACCTTCACGACGAGGCGGTGTTCGACGCGTTCGTGGCGTGGGCAGCCCACCGGGGGCTGACGCCCTACCCAGCGCAAGAGGAAGCCGTCCTCGAGATCGCGGCTGGCAGCCACGTCATCCTGGCGACTCCCACCGGGTCCGGAAAGTCACTCGTCGCCCTTGGGGCCCACTTCTCGGCGATGGCACGTGGCGTCCGCAGCTACTACACCGCCCCCATCAAAGCTCTTGTCAGCGAGAAGTTCTTCGCACTGTGCGAGGTGTTCGGCGCCGAGAACGTAGGCATGCTTACCGGCGATGCTTCCGTCAACGCCGGCGCCCCCATCGTCTGCGCCACCGCCGAGATCGTCGCCAACATCGCGCTGCGCGAGGGCGGGGCGGCCGAAATCGGCCAAGTGGTCATGGACGAGTTCCATTACTACTCCGAGCCGGACCGGGGGTGGGCCTGGCAGGTGCCGCTCATCGAGCTGCCCGACGTGCAGTTCCTGCTCATGTCCGCGACCCTCGGCGATGTGGACTGGCTTTGTGATGACCTGCGCCGACGCACGGGCCGGGAGTGCGTGCACATCGGTGGTACTCAACGCCCCGTCCCCTTGTCGTTCGAATACGAGCTGAGCGGTGTCCACGAGACGGTCGAACTGCTATTACGCGACGGCAAGGCCCCCGTTTATATCGTCCACTTCACCCAGGCCGCCGCACTCGAACAAGCCCAGGCCCTGACCTCGCTCTCGGTGGCGACCAAAGAGCGGAAGACCGCCGTCTCCGAGGAAATCGGCGGATTCCGATTCACCACTGCCTTCGGCCGTACCCTGCGCAAGCTCCTGCTCCACGGCATCGGCGTCCACCACGCGGGGATGCTCCCCAAGTACCGGCGGCTGGTCGAGCGGCTCGCCCAGGACGGCCTGCTGACCGTCATCTGCGGCACGGACACCCTCGGGGTGGGGATCAACGTCCCTATCCGCACCGTTCTCTTCACTGGCCTGACCAAGTTCGACGGCCGCCGTCAGCGAGTGCTCAAAGCCCGCGAGTTCCACCAGATTGCGGGCCGCGCCGGCCGAGCGGGCTTCGACACCGAGGGGTTCGTGGTGGTGCTCGCCCCCGAGCACGAGATCGAGAACGCCAAGGCCGCCGCGAAGGCCGCCGCCAACCCCAAGAAGAAGGGCAAGGCGGGCAAGAAGAAGCCCCCCGAGGGGTTTGTCAACTGGTCCCGGTCCACGTTCGACAAACTCGTCGGCGCCCAGCCGGAACAGCTCACCAGCCGCTTCGAGGTGAGCAACTCGATGCTGCTCAACGTCATCTCCAGACCCGGCAGCTGCTACGACCACATGCGACACCTGCTGTTGTCCTCACACGAGACCCGCGCGCGGACACGTCAGCACATCTTGAGGGCGATAGAGCTGTTCCGCGGTCTCGAAGCTGCCGGGATCGTAGAACGGCTCGCCGAGCCCGACGACGACGGGCGGCACGTCCGGCTGACCGTCGACCTGCAACGAGATTTCGCTCTGAACCAACCGCTCGCACCTTTCGCGATCGCCGCGATGGAGGTCCTGGACCCGGATTCGCTCACCCCTGAGTTGGACCTCGTCTCGGTAATAGAGGCCGTTCTCGACGACCCCAGGCCCATCCTGTACGCCCAGCAGCGGGAAGCCCGCGGAGAGGCGATCGGCGCGCTCAAGGCCGACGGGGTGGAGTACTCCGAGCGCATGGAATTGGTCGAGGACATCACCTGGCCCAAGCCGCTCGCTGACCTCATCGCCGACGCCTACGACGCCTACCGCGCAGGGCATCCGTGGGTCGCCGGGATAGAACCGTCACCGAAGTCGGTCATCCGCGAGATGGTCGAACGGGGTATGACGTTCTCGGACCTCGTGTCGGCTTACGGGCTGGGCCGCTCCGAGGGCGCGGTACTGCGCTACCTCACCGACGCCTACAGGGCACTGCGACAGACCGTCCCCGCCGACCGACGCTCCGAGGAATTCGAGGATCTCGTGGAGTGGCTGGGCGAACTGGTCCGTCAGGTGGATTCGAGCCTGCTGGACGAGTGGGAACTGCTCACCGACCCGGACGTATCGTCCGCCCAGGTGGCCGAGCTCGCGTTCGGTGAATCCGCCGGGACTACGCGGCCGGTCACCGCGAACCTGCGGGCGTTCCGGGTGATGGTGCGTAACGCGATGTTCCGCCGGGTCGAACTACTGTCCCGCGACGACATCGGCCGGTTGACGGAACTCGACACCGACGTGCCCCAGCACCCCGACTGGGACTCCGAGATCGACGCCTACTGGGACGAGTACGACTCCATCGGCACCGGTCCTGCCGCCCGTGGTCCCGCACTGTTCACCATCACGGAAACAGGTCCCGGCGTCGCCACAGGTACGTGGCGCGTCCGGCAGGTCCTCGATGACCCCGAGGGTGACCATGGCTGGGCGATCGAGGGCGAGGTGGACCTTGCGGCCAGCGACGAGGCCGGCGAGGTGCGTTTCGCCTCCCTCATCCTCCACGGATGA
- a CDS encoding TetR/AcrR family transcriptional regulator, giving the protein MTRSREPGRRELNKADKQRRIYAAALELFSRHGYSTVTTQEVADLAEVGTGTLFRYARSKGELLCMVANEEFRAMVETVPDTGDPVDDLVTLCEPLLVALDRQPENIAAYHRETLFGEPGPHRAEAQRILEELRELIAVVLAGHSDSSTTEDSLAGPAQTVFDVLYMTIVRCGVERSPASNSRAALTEQVRHVLYGVLPPAATESA; this is encoded by the coding sequence GTGACCCGGAGCCGCGAACCCGGGCGCCGCGAGCTGAACAAAGCCGACAAGCAGCGGCGCATCTACGCAGCCGCCTTGGAGCTATTCTCCCGACACGGCTACTCCACGGTCACTACCCAGGAGGTCGCCGATCTCGCCGAGGTGGGGACGGGGACACTGTTCCGATATGCGCGGTCCAAGGGCGAACTGTTGTGCATGGTCGCCAACGAGGAATTCCGCGCGATGGTCGAGACCGTCCCCGACACCGGGGACCCGGTCGATGACCTCGTCACACTGTGCGAACCGCTCCTCGTAGCGCTCGACCGGCAGCCAGAGAACATCGCGGCTTACCACCGGGAGACCCTGTTCGGGGAGCCCGGTCCGCACCGGGCGGAAGCCCAGCGCATCCTGGAGGAGTTACGCGAGCTCATCGCCGTCGTCCTCGCCGGACACTCGGACTCCTCGACCACCGAGGACAGTCTCGCCGGGCCGGCCCAGACCGTGTTCGACGTGCTCTACATGACCATCGTGCGGTGTGGGGTGGAGCGGTCCCCCGCGAGCAACAGCCGCGCGGCACTCACGGAGCAGGTCCGCCACGTGCTCTATGGAGTCCTGCCCCCGGCCGCGACCGAGTCCGCCTGA